Proteins from a single region of Apium graveolens cultivar Ventura chromosome 7, ASM990537v1, whole genome shotgun sequence:
- the LOC141671067 gene encoding derlin-2.2, with protein sequence MAQAVEEWYKQMPIITRSYLTAAIVTTIGCSLEIISPYNLYLNPRLVVKHYQIWRLVTNFLYFRKMDLDFLFHMFFLARYCKLLEENSFRGRTADFFYMLLFGATVLTGIVLIGGMIPYVSESFAKIIFLSNSLTFMMVYVWSKQNPFIHMSFLGLFTFTAAYLPWVLLGFSVLVGASAWVDLLGMIAGHAYYFLEDVYPKMTGRRPLRTPFFIRSLFADDPVVVARPADVRFAAPQVNEAR encoded by the exons ATGGCACAAGCTGTAGAAGAATGGTATAAACAGATGCCAATAATCACGCGTTCGTATCTCACTGCTGCTATTGTTACTACTATTGGTTGTTCTCTTGAA ATAATTTCGCCTTATAATTTGTACTTGAATCCTAGGCTTGTGGTTAAACACTATCAAATCTGGCGATTGGTTACCAATTTCTTGTACTTCCGAAAGATGG ACTTGGACTTCTTGTTTCACATGTTCTTTCTTGCTCGATACTGCAAGCTTCTCGAGGAGAACTCTTTTAGAGGAAGGACAGCAGATTTCTTCTACATGCTCTTATTTGGTGCCACTGTCTTGACTGGGATTGTACTTATTGGGGGAATGATACCTTACGTGTCAGAATCTTTTGCAAAGATTATATTTCTTAGCAATTCACTAACATTCATGATG GTGTATGTCTGGAGCAAGCAAAATCCATTTATCCACATGAGTTTCTTGGGTCTCTTTACTTTCACTGCAGCTTACCTCCCTTGG GTTCTTCTGGGATTCTCTGTCCTGGTTGGTGCCAGTGCCTGGGTTGATTTACTG GGAATGATAGCTGGCCATGCTTATTACTTTCTTGAAGATGTGTATCCGAAGATGACTGGTCGTCGCCCCCTCAGAACTCCCTTTTTCATCAGATCACTTTTTGCAGATGATCCAGTAGTGGTTGCGAGACCGGCTGACGTGAGGTTTGCTGCCCCCCAAGTAAACGAAGCTCGTTAA